GGAACAGAGCCCAGCCCCCTCTcgcctcctctgctgctcctctttcaGAGCTTTCATTCTGTGCTTGGGACTTTTTCCCTGCTCTTCTTTGTCCACCTGTAAGAGCATACTCCACTGCGTCTCAGCTTTCTGCAGGGCCTTAAGTTCATTggccttcttctcctcctcatctctctgtttGACCTCTTGCatcttcctcacctcctcatctttttctttctgtcttctcagACGTTCAGAcaatttttctctctcctcacgCTCCATCTTGAGCTTCTCCACGGCCTCTAGAGCAACTCTTTCTCTGCGCTCCATCTCCATGGCTCTTAGTTCTTCATTCATTCTCCTCCTggcctccttctttttctcctcaacAGTCAGTTTTCCAAACCATTCAAGCTCCGTTTTATTAATGACGTAACTCATTTTTGTAGTTGTCTTCTTTCAGTACTTGTGCTGGTTTGATATCAGGGTTTGAGATGTCTCCTCTTCTGCAGGTTTGTGGTCAATGATCCTTCCAGACTTGAAAGCTCTCTGATGTCACAACATGACATCGAACGAACATTCTAATCtacactgtttacattcaaaCTGCACAGTGTTCCATTCAACTCCATATAAGGCAATATTCTCTAATACTATAATATCAAGCGGTAACCTAACTCATTTTCCTCAAAGCTGCCCCTTCAGTTGAGTAAATATGATTCAGGCTAAGCTTGAAAGCTCTTCCAGTGACGAAAACACAATGCAGGGCACTCAGAATGCATTTCCCCTTCACGTTGATCCAATGTGTCCTTTCAGTTATGAAAACACAATATAGTGCCTTCAGTTGTATCTCTCCAGTGGAAAAGATGGATTCAGGTTCCCCAAGAGTGCACCTCtagtaaaataaatgtgattcaGGGCCCTCTCGAATTCCCTCCTATTGGACAAAACGTGATGTCAACCTTATGCTCTCTAGTGAGCCAAAGAAAGCACCTGGTGCCCAGCTTGTTCTATTGTCCTACTCACAGAAAGTGTTGTGACCagcagtaattaaaaaaaatgaaataactttcACGATAACCGCTAGGGATGGGTACCAATAGTCCAGTACTCGAGTATTCATTGTTGTCATTATCCAAGTAACGCTCACTACTCACCTGCGCATGCACTGTCTCAGGCCATAGTTCTCTGTGAGCATAACATGCACCATGTCAGACATTACTAGGAAAAGTGATgtcaataacaaacaaacaaaagacaacaacaaatcagaCAACTTAAAGTTTGTCTCCTCAAGTTGTCCAGGGTAGCCTTTTTAATAGAttaagaagggaaaaaaagagggggaaaatcCCCATGAAACATTGAACTAAACTAAAGTAATAAACTTTGAGAGTCATAAATGACTTTGTGCTCCTGCCATTTTCTTTTATCCAGTGCAGCAGAACAAATGTCAGAGAGGAAATGATTatcagagcagcagctgtctcttTCAGGTGCTGTTTTCTGCAGCCTATTATTTTCAAACAGGGCCAGTTACGCAACCAAAgaacaacagagaaagaagaaaagtgcAACTCGGTCCAAATGATTTCTAATCACAGCTATGTAGGCCAAAGGTGCTGCTGGACTTTGGACCGGGCCCCAGGAGTCTCCCCCAGCTCCATGTGGCCCATGAGAAGGCTTCTGGTTCCCCTTGGGGTTAACGCTATCTGGGCCCAGCTCCAAACCCAAGCCCCAGGCCTTGATTAGAGCATTGAGACCTGGACTCTCTTACCTCGGAAGCCCATCGGAGGAGTTGCAAGCACTCCTGTCCCGACCGACTACTGGGCTTTATTCAGCATGCAGCTATTGtcaaaacacacgcacacacactgaccctctGGCAGTGGGCGCTCACAAGCTTTTTTATGGTATTAATAAGCTTTGCAGCGAGACATGGTGGACACACTGGAGTCtctgtgtaaaaatgtttggaTGCAGCTCTGTACATGTTTGAACATCATTGCGTCATGTGTAAATCATGCTCTAAAAGCGACCAGCTATTATAGCTGCTTGTGTAGACTCTGGTGTAATTTGTCAGGGGGCCCCAGTATTGGGAGGGGTCTGAGATGCAAGAAGAGGCTGCCCctggtttgttttgatgctgAGCCAGAGCTTCAAGAAGGAAAATACAAGCCTAATGCATGCATgtatcagaaacacacacatgcatttataATAACAACAAGTTTAATTTGACTTTGGAGTGAGAAAAATGAGCTGTGAGTGTCGCAGCAGCAGTAACAGCAGTAGcagtggtgacagtgaggagGACATTCAGATGGACAGTCTGTATCTGAAGTCTTTGGAGGGCTTTGTCACTGTGATAACGTCCCGAGGCGACATTATGTTCCTCTCTTAGAACATCAGCAAATTCCTATTGCTCACACAGGTAAGCAACCATAGAAGCACACAGCAAGGATTAGAATAAAGGCTGGCATTGATTGTTGTAAAAAAGGAACttttaataaatgaacatgcattcagacaaacacagttctgcaacttcaaaataaatattaagaaaAAAGATGTATTCAGTGGAGTAAAACAGTGTGGGACTACATCAGACATAGCTGAAACCAGGTAGGAAAAATCGGCAGGATTTCAAATGATGTTTATGATCTTGTTCAGGTCAAGAATGAGGCTCAATTCAAAACGTACTCAGCAGTTTTTATTGACTGGCATTAACTTACAAAGGCATATcacagaggagaagatgaaTTGTCTTTGTTTGATGACTCTTTGCAGTGAGCGATGGGATGAGTTtctgcttgttttgtgttgaatCAATTTTCGGTAGGGGCCACAACAACCCAGAAAAGAAATCCAgcttttttcttgtgtttaacCAAAGCAAACTGGCAAACAAGTCTCACCCTGATACTCATTGTGGAGACCAACTGCTGCTGTAAAGCTTTCAAAAGCTTTCAAAAGACTTTCGTAGGAAAgttatttttcatgtaaaaatgttacctgtgtttattttattgttataatGTTGTTCTTATTATTCAGGTGAACCTCACCGGTCACAGCATCTTTGACTTCACTCATCCATGTGACCACGAGGAGATCAGAGAAAACCTCAGCCTGAAAACAGCTGGTCAGTATAAACACACGCCTCTTATCCTCATTTCACATACCATCTAATTCTTCTATTTATTATTGTCAATATTATTTATTAGATAACCACCCCCcacaaaatacataaacaaatatTAATATCATATGTCAGTCCCTGCtactctttatttaaaaaagtctgtATACCTGTTGTACTCCTTCTGGAAATGCAACAGGAGCAAAGGTCATGAGGTCAATAAAAGGTAACCGGCTGGTCTTATAAAACCATAAACAGGCCGGCTGAGTGCTTCACATGGAAATCTGCCCGTCACATGATGTAAGGTGTGAAAGTTGCTCTGAAGTATATAAAGGTCACAGAAGTATAATGATGTCATTGTGCAGTTTGAAGACAAAGTGATGGAAAAGGCACAGGAAATGAACAATGTTGCAGTAAAGCTCTGTTTTAAGCAGCAAAATGTAGAATAGTTAACTTCAATTCACCAATATAAATATCGATGTATTACactgctctctcctcattgaaatcAACTGAAACAAGACGCACATGCTCAGAAACCAAAAAGCGAGTTGGACAGAGGGCCTTACCAACTTCCCAAAGGCTACATTCTTTGGCACAGtaacaaaactttattttatttttttcctgagtACTGAACCTTTTTAAAATTCTAACCATAAGTGGTCGACCCCAGACTGACTGCTTGTGCTATTTGCAACTTTTTGCGGGTCTCTATGCACAAAATAACTTATTATGCAAATTTAACTCATCAAATCATCCAAGTTGCTTTTTTGCTTTTTCCAAATTGTATCACTCTGAGAGTTTCATCAAATGTACATtgcattaaataaaatgtataattattattaaatagtGTAATCAATAAAACATAGTGCCTTATAAAGTCCAAAAAATGTAATGGGATCCAACTTCTCTTGCACATGTCCACTTAGAGGAACTTCATCCCATGTGGTACCACTGGTAAAGCTTGTAATACAGAAGTTTAGTTACCGAGCGTTCAATGCACATTATTAACTTTACAATTTGAGTAAAGCCTTAAAGATTATGAGACAAATTTTGTTGTTGGCACCACGGAAAGGGTcagtgcgtgcgtgtgtgtgtgtgtggctgtgggGAGTGCAGGGGGAATGGGTTGATAAGCGCTGAACGAGATTTCTTCATGAGGATGAAGTGCACGGTGACCAACAGAGGACGCACCGTCAACCTAAAGTCAGCCAGCTggaaggtgagagagagagagatctgagAATGAGCCaacataaatataataaataaaatattatatttaaaataaaatgaagaaacataACCGTTACATGgatttttaaataatcacttttttacaagaaaagaaaatgtacaccaatttttttttctacataccTATCCTTCCAATAAACACTCTCTTCCCCTCTAGGTGCTGCATTGCACCTGAAGATGTACACCAGCTGCCCTCCATGAGTGCTGTGTGGCTTCAAAGAGCCTCCACTCACCTGCGCTGTCCTGATGCGCGAACCAATCCCACATCCGTCCAACATCGACACGCCGCTGGACAGCAAGACCTTCCTGAGCAGACACAGCATGGACATGGAGGTaggctcacacacagacacagcccGAGGTCGGCTTACTTTACAGACGGTTGTCAGGAGAGCAGTGTTTTGATTCATCACTGTTTCTATCGGTTTTTCATGAAGACAGTAAGATGAACTGAAATATGGTCAAATAAGAATAGAAAATGCTAAATTGTAGAATATTGTATTGAATTACAGAGGCCTACAGAGGTCTTTAAAGACATCCCAGACTTTGATTATTATCAtgctttttattgttaaaagtCCTTAATCTGTTACTGTGAAAAATTTGCAGGTCagcaattcaaattcaaattcattcaGAATTAATAAGTGCCTGAGATTATGTCCGAAAGtcattttatttcctttaaCAAAACCAGTACTAGATTTATCGTGGCATATACTGTAGATAAGATAGTTTAATAATGCAGAACAAATCGTTGCAGATTGCTCCTGTATTAAGGTACAGTCGAATAAGATTCACAcaacagagcagagaaacaaaGCCTCAGAAAAAGCACAAGTTCAAGTAAGCTACATATACgaaacaacagcaaaataagctcaataataaaaaaaaaagagtctgaaaCTTTCAAAAAGGTGCTAAAGATTGAGGGAATCAGAAAAAAGATTAGTGCacctgttgggtttttaaagaGACCGAGTAAAGTTCAGAAGAGTTCAACAGAACAGCAGCATCATTTATGGAGCACTGCCAGTTCAAATGtttagtacacacacacatatttacacactaCCACAAGACTTTTTGACTGATTACGGTGCTGACTGTTTAGGTTTGACTTGGCAGAGGTGTCAGTGagaaatttgatttgatttgatttgattgatttatttgctcaattcagtgtatggtttcaacaccataatacacaacaaaaaatattttctcataatataaataaataaatataagcCAGAGATGAAACATTAATACTTTAAGAGCTGTTTTGTAATAAGAGCACAACTATACTGCCCCTAGAACgattcattttcattcacattTAAGATGATGCTAAATTACACTGCTATCTTCAGTCATAtgcatttttttactttttcaagcCAAATGTCTGGAGCAGCATGGAGATGTCTGAACAGTACAGTCAGGCGCCCTACAGTATGCGTTCATCTCCTCGCTCGAGGGATTCACTGGCTAGCTGGCTGCCAGACATTTCAGCCTCTCCCGCTCGCTTTGTTTCCATGGATACGATGCATTTTAATCTGTTACTGAACCTCGCTCTCAGATCATTTGCTTTAATTTGAACTTCAGCAGATCCATGTGGGCCTTTTTTCTTATCCCGTCTCCTCCCTGATCTCGTTGGGGTCTGCGCTCTAAGAGCAGAGGTAAACAAAGCTCTGTTAATTTAGTCTGTAAGTGATTAGATACCCTGCTGAATGCACTGACCACAGAAACAGTAAATCTGCTCAGTCTCCACGTCAGCCCCTCCTTTTTGGGGGGCTGAATAATTACAAACCTAAACAAAGTCTCCCCAACTCCCACTGGGGCCATTGTCATCATTCAGTCGCCTTGTGAGAAAACAACAGCCAATTGTAAGCAAGCAATAGATTCTAGTAAAAGTGGAAATAGTTTTTGTTTGGGCTTTGCTTTAATAACACCCTATTGAGGCCTTCAGAACCTGTCACTACCACAGGAGCacgtttctctcttcctcctcgccGTCTGTtatcctctctcgctctctctgtcatcTGTGATCAAAGCTGCTGGTCCTAAAGAGTCTGATGGACGGATGCAGcgctttctttctctgtgatctCAGATCTGTTCGTCCATGTCTGCACTTAAAAGCTGACAGGTCTTATTGATCTCAACTGTTTAAAGACTCTATCTTTATAAATCAGGGGGCATAGGTGAGAGCAGAGTCCAATAGTTTGACATGTACAGCATTATAATATGTGTGGCAGAGAGTgccacaaattaaattaaagtaatAAGTGCCCTGCACTTattactttaatttaatttatatgCAATGTAGGACACAGGACAGGTGCATTGCTAAAGTTACTTGTCGTCTTTTTTATATCTAAGGGTGATTTTGTTGTAAGTGCATGatcatgtttgcatgtttggaaataaaaagtattttcatttgTCAAGCTCAGAGGGTACCAACCAACAGAGCTCGTTTCAGACACTGCGACTTTTTGGTCACTGATTTGAGCCAGGCCTGCCGGCTGATGGATTGCAGAGCCCACacttagggctttcacactcgcAGGAAATTCCTGAAAAAGTCcggatatttgcaggaggagctttTTGAATGCAAACAGAATTTTATTCCACTCTGATTTCTTCTCAAGTTTCTCCCGCCAGTcccctagttttttttttctgcataaagtctgagtgagctgatgtgagaatgcagcaggaaagaAACAGTTGTGTAATTTTCAGGACAGTTACAAGACAAACAACTgtaatgaaatatgtttttttctggtttgaAATATCCaacctttaaaagacaaatgaagTAATTGCATTCGGAGAAACAGTGGGATATGACTGTGCATTACCTCCCAGGTGCTTTGGCTTTGGTTTAGCtcttttatttaatacatttttctacAGAGCCTTTAAATCTTTATTCAGAAAACCTCTCTTTGTTAGCATCACTCTGGTGTCAGGGTGCACAGTAATGCATAGACTGGAAGTAGAATCTGAAATCACTGAATTGTTATGGAGATTGTTGGCTCCAGGGAGGCTTCTTTAGAAAATCAGGATAACTGGCAATGAGATGCTGTTAAATGtattgaaaatgagatgattaAAGTTCAAGAAAGCTCACACTCGGGGGGAGCTCAATGtaggagagagagcagagatggGCGAGGACCTTTTTTtagctgctggaggaggaaaTCTATCATCGGCAAAATATAACAATTTCTTAAGCAGACAGACTCAGCAGGGGGTCTGAAAGAAAACTCTGCTCTATTTTGAAGAAATTCAAGAACACTCAACAAAtctggaagaaaaacacatttcctcacAGCGTGAAAAACTGTCACCCAGTCTGATTTGTGCTACCTTATACTGAAAAACATAAATGGATGATTTCATCTAGTCTGCTGATGAATACCAGCCAAAGCTTCTGATGTCTAGCTGATACTTAAGTCAAGGGATATAGATGTCGTTTTTTATtcctgacattttaacatgtgttgAAATTCCACTCAAACGTCTCCCTAAATAGTAAACAGCAGAAGCtgccttttctcttcctcttaggAGCAGAGAGCTAAAGAAAATCCTTACACCACTGTATGTGTTGTCATCCTTTCACAGTCTCATTGTGTGTCATTTGCTTTTGCAGTGAAATTATCACAGCATTCCAGCTCTCAAAGGACTTTTTCCCTGAGAAGTCGACCAAATGGATTGATTAGAATTAGGCTACTTGATTTCCCCACCGTAACTTCCATTTATAATACATACGGCTTTGTGTAAAACCTGAATGCTTTTTGGAGGAGAGTCGAGTGTCTCTTTATCTGACTTTCAGTGTTTGAACAGTTATGCAATATTAAATACTTGGACCCAAAGATCTGTTGCACATTCTTGTTCTCTGTAAGTGAttaagtggtgtgtgtgtgtgtgtgtgtgtgtgtgtgtgtgtgtgtgtgtgtgtgtgtgtgtgtgtgtgtgtgtgtgtgtgtgtgtgtgtgtgtgtgtgtgtgtgtgtgtgtgtgtgtgtgtgtgtgtgtgtgtgtgaggattaTTTGGCACTTAAATTCATCTTTTCTGACACTGAGCTGAACCCATCAGCGTTTTCTGCTTTGTTACAGTTAAAAGTGTCAGTTTGGATAAAGACAGCCTTCAGTAGTTATGAAGACAGATGCGctcgagtaaaaaaaaaaaaaagtgacaatatGGAAATTTAACAGTTATTAAATATGCTTCTTCTGATTTGATGTTTCCTCACTGGGTAAACTGGTTAAAAGTCTAACTCACAATTTACACATGTGCGTGCCGCGGTctgtcagcgccacggttttgctctgtCAGACGTCGCGCCCCCCTGCTCCGCTGCATCCTTACGGAACGTGAGTGCCGCGGAGCGCAGCCATGAACAGCGGTACACACGCTAGTAGTTAACGGGGTAACTATACGCGGGAATATAGAGAAATATGTGCaatcaacatgttgctttgtctttctgtttttgttcttcttttggtGCCCGTTTTGACGTAGtcttgataaagtgatggaaaatacatttgttagtccgttgtgttttaattttgtaattgaccggatgctctgtgtctgacttcctgtccgggtcgtattattctgtccagcttgatgaGTGCTTGCAACATGCTCCGTCGAAAATCTGTTGTAGCTTGTGCGGTTAAATCCATGCACCTGATTTTAGTTGAACTAACCATTCTAATTTTCCTTCTCCGTTTTACTTGCCATCAGCCATGCATGAATTCTTTATGATCTAATttcccaaaacacaaacatcagactGTTTGTTGACCATCAAATCTGCTGCCAGGCGTTCATAACAGAGTCGTAAAGAAACACTGGACCTCGAGGGAGTAAAGTGGGGATAAAGCGGTGATTTTCCTGAAGATGATACATGGAGTATTGTTACACTGTTTACCAGGAGCTATTGCATCAGGGTCTTCTGAGATCCAGAACTGGACAGGCAGACGGAGAGCTCAGACATGACGATTGTACTATCAAACTGTCAGAGAAAGACACTGTAAATAGGGAACTGTCTTTTTTGTTACcagctttgttttttcaggTATCTGGAAAATTGGGTATTTGATGACAGACATTTCAGCAATCTCACACCCTAATTACACAGTCAGAATGTTGCCACCCCCtaatggtggaaaaaaaaaaacagaaagccgCTTTTTGATTCAACAAAA
The Labrus mixtus chromosome 12, fLabMix1.1, whole genome shotgun sequence genome window above contains:
- the LOC132985400 gene encoding LOW QUALITY PROTEIN: endothelial PAS domain-containing protein 1-like (The sequence of the model RefSeq protein was modified relative to this genomic sequence to represent the inferred CDS: inserted 1 base in 1 codon; substituted 2 bases at 2 genomic stop codons), translating into MSCECRSSSNSSSSGDSEEDIQMDSLYLKSLEGFVTVITSRGDIMFLSXNISKFLLLTQVNLTGHSIFDFTHPCDHEEIRENLSLKTAGQGNGLISAERDFFMRMKCTVTNRGRTVNLKSASWKVLHCXLKMYTSCPPXVLCGFKEPPLTCAVLMREPIPHPSNIDTPLDSKTFLSRHSMDMEVSGVSPGDKQSPGLLLALRVRF